A single window of Bradyrhizobium daqingense DNA harbors:
- a CDS encoding enoyl-CoA hydratase-related protein translates to MTDGSISVDTGTDELLCAIRDRVAVITLNRPGARNSLSDHLTPALRRMIKQNGDDPEVGALLITGAGTAFCSGGDVKGMGGNAAAPAMSFSDKVARLRERQRTLTGVLVSVRKPTIAALPGPAAGAGLAIALACDLRIAAESTIMTTGYARIALTGDYGISWLLTRLAGTARARELMFLSERISARRCEALGLINRVVPDSELQSEAFEMARALANGPASAYASMKDNLDLALSADFLTSLDQEAERMVLAAGTAQHAEAVRAFIEKRPPTYR, encoded by the coding sequence ATGACTGATGGATCCATCTCGGTTGATACGGGGACGGACGAACTGCTGTGCGCGATCCGGGATCGCGTCGCGGTGATTACCTTGAACCGGCCCGGAGCCCGAAATTCGTTGTCCGATCATCTTACGCCGGCGTTGCGCCGGATGATCAAACAGAATGGAGATGATCCTGAGGTCGGAGCCCTTCTGATTACCGGTGCAGGCACTGCCTTCTGTTCGGGCGGCGATGTCAAGGGGATGGGCGGCAACGCTGCCGCGCCGGCGATGTCATTCAGCGACAAGGTTGCGCGATTGCGGGAACGTCAGCGAACCCTGACCGGCGTACTTGTTTCGGTGCGGAAGCCAACCATAGCGGCTTTGCCGGGACCGGCGGCTGGCGCCGGGCTTGCGATCGCACTCGCTTGCGACCTTCGTATCGCGGCCGAATCCACGATCATGACGACAGGCTATGCCAGGATTGCGCTCACCGGCGATTACGGCATTTCGTGGCTGTTGACCCGGCTTGCCGGGACGGCACGTGCGCGCGAACTGATGTTTCTGTCTGAACGGATCAGTGCACGGCGCTGCGAAGCATTGGGCCTTATCAATCGCGTGGTGCCTGATTCCGAACTGCAAAGCGAGGCATTCGAAATGGCGAGAGCATTGGCGAATGGCCCGGCGAGCGCCTATGCCTCCATGAAGGATAATCTCGACCTTGCGCTGTCGGCCGACTTCTTGACGTCACTAGATCAAGAGGCCGAGAGGATGGTCCTCGCGGCGGGCACCGCGCAGCACGCCGAAGCTGTCCGGGCATTTATTGAGAAGCGTCCGCCGACTTACAGGTGA
- a CDS encoding winged helix-turn-helix transcriptional regulator produces MKIPSAQPCLIARSLALVGDAWSMLIMRDAHAGLTRFDDFRRSLGIAPTMLTGRLSALVDEGVLEKRRYSDRPPRDEYVLTEAGRDFLPVLFAIGAWGRKHRSGGKVTRFFDAENGTEIDPLTIDRATGAPIGTRPIRIAAVE; encoded by the coding sequence ATGAAAATACCTTCGGCCCAGCCTTGCCTGATCGCCCGAAGCCTGGCGCTGGTCGGAGACGCATGGAGCATGCTGATCATGCGCGACGCCCATGCGGGACTGACCCGCTTCGACGATTTTCGCAGGAGTCTCGGTATCGCGCCGACGATGCTGACGGGGCGCCTTTCGGCGCTGGTTGACGAGGGAGTGCTGGAGAAGCGCCGTTATTCAGACCGTCCGCCACGGGACGAATATGTGCTGACGGAAGCCGGGCGCGACTTCTTGCCGGTCCTATTCGCGATTGGTGCGTGGGGACGCAAGCATCGCAGCGGAGGCAAGGTGACCCGGTTCTTTGATGCCGAGAACGGAACGGAGATCGATCCCCTCACCATCGACCGCGCGACCGGCGCTCCGATCGGAACGCGTCCCATTCGTATCGCCGCAGTCGAATGA
- a CDS encoding alpha/beta fold hydrolase, whose protein sequence is MSTYVSHPGSVVRYVDAPNLSISAAGTTFAYRDIGPRTGVPLILLNHWGAVLDNFDPPIVDGLATRHRVIAIDYRGIGASGGKAPVSVGEMAEDTIALIAALGFEKVDLLGFSLGGFVAQDIALKAPGLVRKLILTGTGPAGGKGIEKVGPVSWPRMIKGLLTLRDPKFYLFFTSTANGRRAAKAFLERLKERKSNRDKGATPVALLRQLKAIKSWGQQAPQDLGSLRIPVLIANGDNDIMVPTANSTDMARRIPGAQLVIYEDAGHGGIFQYHADFVPKALSFLDA, encoded by the coding sequence ATGTCAACTTATGTCAGCCACCCAGGATCGGTCGTGCGCTATGTCGATGCGCCGAATCTTTCGATCAGTGCTGCAGGAACAACTTTTGCCTATCGCGATATCGGTCCACGCACTGGCGTGCCATTGATCCTTCTCAACCATTGGGGCGCGGTTCTCGACAATTTCGATCCACCGATCGTCGACGGGCTCGCCACAAGGCATCGCGTGATCGCGATCGACTACCGCGGCATCGGCGCTTCAGGCGGGAAAGCGCCTGTTAGCGTTGGCGAAATGGCAGAAGATACGATTGCTCTGATCGCCGCGCTGGGCTTTGAAAAAGTCGATCTGCTCGGCTTTTCCCTCGGCGGCTTCGTAGCCCAGGATATCGCGCTGAAGGCCCCTGGTCTCGTGCGAAAGCTGATTCTGACCGGCACGGGCCCGGCAGGCGGCAAAGGTATCGAGAAGGTCGGGCCGGTGTCCTGGCCGCGGATGATCAAGGGCTTGCTGACTTTGCGAGACCCGAAATTCTATCTGTTCTTCACCTCCACAGCCAATGGCCGCCGGGCCGCAAAGGCCTTTCTGGAAAGGCTGAAGGAGCGTAAGTCAAATCGGGACAAAGGAGCCACGCCAGTGGCCTTGTTGCGGCAGCTCAAGGCGATCAAGAGCTGGGGCCAGCAGGCGCCTCAGGATCTCGGCAGCCTCCGCATCCCGGTCCTGATCGCGAATGGCGATAACGACATCATGGTGCCGACCGCAAACAGCACCGACATGGCACGGCGTATTCCGGGCGCCCAACTGGTCATCTACGAAGATGCCGGGCACGGCGGGATTTTCCAGTACCACGCCGATTTCGTGCCGAAGGCGCTGTCGTTCCTCGACGCCTGA
- a CDS encoding NADP-dependent oxidoreductase, producing the protein MKAFVVDKYKKKGALRSATMPEPELRDDDVLVQVHATAVNVLDSKLRNGEFKLILPYRPPFILGHDVAGTVVRLGRNVRRFKAGDEVYARPRDHRIGTFAEFIAMNEADVAPKPSNISMEDAASIPLVGLTAWQALVEVGQLRPGQKVFIQAGSGGVGSFAIQLAKHLGAVVATTTSAKNVELVKSLGADLVIDYKTQDFEKVLSGYDLVLHSQDAKTLEKSLRVLKPGGLLISISGPPDPEFAREQGMNIFLKLVLRLLSHGMRKKARKLGVRFSFLFMRAQGQQLREITSLIESGVIRPVVDKVFPFEKTGDALAYVETGRAKGKVVIAVKQ; encoded by the coding sequence ATGAAGGCATTCGTCGTCGACAAATATAAGAAGAAAGGGGCTCTGCGCTCGGCAACCATGCCAGAACCGGAGTTGCGGGACGATGATGTCCTGGTTCAGGTTCACGCAACTGCTGTGAACGTCCTGGACTCCAAGCTCAGGAATGGAGAATTCAAGCTTATCCTGCCGTATCGTCCGCCCTTCATTCTGGGCCACGATGTTGCCGGGACGGTCGTCAGGCTTGGCCGTAATGTCAGGCGATTCAAGGCAGGCGACGAGGTCTATGCGCGGCCGCGCGATCATCGGATCGGAACATTCGCCGAATTCATTGCCATGAACGAAGCCGACGTGGCGCCGAAGCCCTCGAACATCAGCATGGAAGACGCCGCTTCCATCCCGCTGGTGGGGCTGACCGCCTGGCAGGCGCTAGTCGAGGTGGGCCAGCTGAGGCCCGGCCAGAAGGTCTTCATCCAGGCCGGCTCCGGCGGGGTGGGGAGTTTCGCGATCCAACTCGCCAAGCATCTCGGTGCGGTCGTCGCGACGACGACGAGCGCGAAGAATGTCGAGCTGGTCAAGAGCCTCGGCGCGGACTTGGTCATCGACTACAAGACCCAGGATTTCGAGAAAGTCTTGTCGGGCTACGATCTGGTCCTGCACAGCCAGGACGCCAAGACGCTTGAAAAATCTCTGCGCGTGCTCAAGCCGGGCGGCCTGCTTATCTCAATCTCCGGGCCGCCCGACCCCGAATTCGCGAGGGAGCAGGGGATGAACATCTTCCTGAAACTGGTGCTGCGTTTGCTGAGCCATGGTATGCGGAAGAAAGCCAGAAAACTTGGTGTGCGCTTCTCATTCCTGTTCATGCGAGCGCAGGGACAGCAGCTACGCGAAATCACGTCCCTGATCGAATCCGGCGTGATCCGTCCGGTCGTGGACAAGGTTTTCCCGTTCGAAAAAACCGGCGACGCGCTCGCCTATGTCGAGACCGGGCGCGCAAAGGGCAAGGTCGTGATCGCGGTGAAACAATAG
- a CDS encoding SDR family oxidoreductase, translating into MTESNRDTQPFLQDIALIVGGGPGISSSCARLFAENGMRVAVAARNPEKAVLETLEKVHGVRRYACDASEPEAVAQLFANVAREIGAPRLVVHNIDGRVPGIFRKGILEADPIMALETIRNSAFSAFLVGQQAARLMLGNEPDVNGTRGTIIFTNASAALKGFPSSGAFAMACHAKSGLAQSMARELMPQGIHVANVPIDAAIGWTQEDGTRAHRLAGTTVEDNMADPVHIAETYLQLHRQHRSTWAFEIVLRPWVEKW; encoded by the coding sequence ATGACTGAATCCAACCGCGATACACAGCCTTTCCTGCAGGACATCGCACTTATTGTCGGCGGTGGCCCGGGCATCAGTTCGAGTTGCGCCAGGCTGTTCGCGGAAAACGGGATGCGTGTCGCCGTCGCAGCCAGGAATCCGGAAAAAGCCGTCCTTGAGACTCTCGAAAAGGTGCACGGCGTACGTCGCTACGCCTGCGATGCAAGCGAACCGGAGGCCGTGGCACAGCTGTTCGCGAATGTCGCTCGAGAGATCGGAGCACCGAGGCTTGTCGTGCATAACATCGATGGCCGCGTTCCCGGCATTTTCCGCAAGGGCATTCTCGAAGCCGACCCGATAATGGCGCTCGAAACAATCCGAAACTCGGCATTCAGCGCGTTTCTGGTAGGTCAACAGGCAGCTCGGCTCATGCTCGGAAACGAACCCGACGTCAATGGTACGAGAGGAACGATAATCTTTACGAACGCCAGCGCGGCGCTCAAGGGTTTTCCATCGAGTGGTGCATTTGCGATGGCGTGCCATGCCAAATCCGGACTCGCGCAAAGCATGGCGAGAGAATTGATGCCGCAGGGAATCCATGTGGCGAATGTGCCGATCGATGCCGCGATCGGTTGGACTCAGGAAGACGGGACCCGCGCGCACCGTCTGGCGGGGACGACCGTGGAAGACAACATGGCCGACCCTGTCCATATTGCGGAAACCTATCTGCAGCTGCACCGCCAGCATCGGTCGACCTGGGCTTTTGAAATCGTGCTGCGGCCGTGGGTCGAGAAATGGTAA
- a CDS encoding class I adenylate-forming enzyme family protein, whose translation MRSVDELTAAELLDSLPSRVHEVYAPFVRDIPDHPAFVEGGRSWSYRQFSDAVDAAAKNLAGLGIRPGDRVMIASENSVALGVMLFAASKLDAWGIPVNPRLSPREIDLIGTHSGARRVLFNSALSKEAADHATRVGAKIGAVGPFGGIGVGPLNADAEAEPVEKDGARQVAGLLYTSGTTGAPKGVMLSHRNLLFTARTSGILRRSSPGDRIYGVLPMSHIVGYAILLISTLMHGGTLHVVAKADPAALAHAIAEQGITSLFGVPATYQRLLEHKAVKGIQRLERGSLRIMAVAGAPLDLDLKKRIEDEFGIPLLNNYGITECSPGLTGVRSEQPVSDESVGPFLPGIEHRIVDGQGKKVATGEVGELHVRGPNIMLGYYRAPDLTAAAIDEQGWFNTGDLARVNGKGHLYIAGRTKELIIRSGFNVYPAEVEAVLNAHDQVVQSAVVGRKVEGNEEVVAFVQLLPGASISAEDLKAYTAQLLTSYKRPTELIVLDALPSASTGKILKHKLREMANEQAAPKASRAAAAG comes from the coding sequence ATGAGGAGCGTGGACGAGCTTACCGCAGCCGAACTGCTGGACAGCCTGCCGTCCAGAGTGCACGAGGTTTACGCGCCGTTCGTGCGGGATATTCCGGATCATCCGGCCTTCGTGGAAGGCGGGCGTTCCTGGAGCTACCGGCAGTTCTCGGATGCTGTCGACGCTGCTGCAAAGAATCTCGCCGGGTTGGGCATCAGGCCCGGTGATCGCGTGATGATTGCCAGTGAGAACAGCGTGGCCCTCGGCGTGATGCTCTTCGCAGCGAGCAAGCTCGATGCCTGGGGTATTCCGGTCAATCCCCGCCTTTCGCCCCGAGAGATCGACCTGATTGGGACGCACAGCGGCGCCAGACGCGTTCTGTTCAACTCGGCTCTGTCGAAGGAAGCGGCCGATCATGCCACCCGCGTCGGAGCGAAAATCGGCGCCGTCGGACCATTTGGTGGAATCGGTGTCGGTCCTCTCAATGCGGATGCCGAAGCAGAGCCCGTCGAGAAGGATGGCGCCCGCCAGGTCGCAGGCCTTTTATACACCTCGGGCACGACCGGTGCGCCGAAGGGCGTCATGCTGAGCCACCGCAATCTGCTCTTCACCGCAAGGACGTCGGGAATCCTTCGACGAAGCAGTCCAGGCGACCGCATTTACGGCGTGCTGCCGATGTCGCACATCGTCGGGTATGCGATCCTACTGATTTCGACGCTGATGCACGGCGGCACGTTGCACGTCGTGGCCAAGGCCGATCCCGCTGCGCTGGCTCATGCCATCGCCGAGCAAGGGATTACGAGCCTATTCGGCGTGCCTGCCACATATCAGCGGCTGCTTGAGCACAAGGCGGTCAAGGGCATCCAACGGCTCGAACGGGGCAGCCTGCGGATCATGGCGGTGGCTGGCGCTCCGCTAGACCTCGATCTCAAGAAGCGGATCGAGGACGAGTTTGGAATCCCGCTGCTGAACAATTACGGCATAACGGAATGCTCACCAGGCCTCACGGGGGTCCGTTCGGAACAGCCTGTCTCGGACGAGTCGGTCGGCCCGTTTCTTCCCGGCATCGAGCACCGGATCGTGGACGGACAAGGAAAAAAGGTGGCGACCGGTGAGGTGGGCGAATTGCACGTTCGAGGTCCGAACATCATGCTCGGCTACTATCGTGCGCCCGACCTGACGGCGGCGGCGATCGATGAGCAGGGATGGTTCAACACGGGGGATCTCGCGCGGGTGAACGGCAAGGGGCATCTCTATATCGCCGGCCGCACCAAGGAGCTCATCATCCGCTCCGGCTTCAACGTTTATCCCGCCGAGGTGGAGGCGGTCCTGAACGCGCACGACCAGGTCGTTCAGTCGGCCGTCGTCGGACGAAAGGTCGAGGGCAACGAGGAGGTCGTCGCGTTCGTTCAGCTTCTCCCCGGTGCGAGCATCAGCGCGGAAGACCTCAAGGCGTACACGGCCCAATTGCTCACGTCCTACAAGCGTCCGACCGAATTGATTGTGCTTGACGCTCTGCCCTCGGCCTCCACCGGCAAGATACTGAAACACAAGCTGCGGGAGATGGCGAACGAACAGGCCGCCCCGAAGGCGTCGCGTGCGGCAGCCGCTGGCTGA
- a CDS encoding ABC transporter substrate-binding protein, with protein MTMLRSAMIAAALAASIAGAHAQTPGVTESEIKIGATFPFSGPASPLSNTGKGMIAYVNSINERGGINGRKINLVTYDDAYSPPKTVEQTRKLVESDEVAFLFGPLGTPGISATIKYVNAKKVPHLFVVSGVTKFTNFAEFPMTTTGLPSYDTEGRIYAKYITQTRPDAKIAILYQNDDLGKDFVNAFKGYLKDDFDKKVVASSYEVTEPTIDSHVVSLKSSGASAFLVAGTPKFAAQAIKKADEIAWKPLFLINFVSSSVSSTIVPAGPEKAVGIVAATITKDPNDKKWADDPGIKWYRDFFAKYLPGADIGDNNYLFGTQQGQLLEQVLKQCGNDLSRENIVRQSRSIRGLSLPTVIPGVVINTSPESSMAYTQLQLQRWNGTTWEQFGSVLSADGK; from the coding sequence ATGACAATGTTGAGAAGCGCCATGATTGCAGCCGCGCTCGCGGCATCCATAGCCGGCGCGCATGCGCAGACGCCGGGCGTCACCGAATCCGAGATAAAGATAGGAGCGACGTTCCCTTTCAGCGGCCCCGCTTCGCCGCTCAGCAATACCGGAAAGGGCATGATCGCCTACGTCAATTCGATCAATGAACGTGGCGGCATCAATGGGCGGAAGATAAACCTCGTCACCTACGACGATGCCTACAGTCCCCCCAAGACGGTGGAGCAGACCAGGAAACTCGTGGAAAGTGACGAGGTGGCGTTCCTGTTCGGCCCGCTGGGTACGCCCGGCATCAGCGCCACCATCAAGTACGTCAACGCGAAGAAAGTCCCGCATCTGTTTGTCGTGAGCGGAGTCACAAAATTCACGAACTTCGCTGAGTTCCCCATGACCACGACGGGATTGCCGAGCTATGACACCGAGGGACGAATCTACGCGAAATACATCACCCAGACCCGGCCGGACGCGAAGATTGCCATCCTGTATCAGAACGACGATCTGGGTAAGGACTTCGTTAATGCATTCAAGGGCTATTTGAAGGACGATTTCGACAAGAAAGTCGTCGCGTCGTCCTACGAAGTGACCGAGCCGACCATTGATTCCCACGTCGTGTCGCTGAAATCGTCCGGCGCGTCGGCGTTTTTGGTGGCCGGCACGCCCAAATTCGCAGCGCAGGCCATCAAGAAGGCCGATGAGATCGCTTGGAAGCCGCTGTTCCTGATCAACTTCGTTTCGAGCTCGGTGTCTTCGACCATCGTCCCCGCAGGACCGGAAAAGGCCGTAGGCATCGTCGCCGCGACAATCACGAAGGATCCGAATGACAAGAAGTGGGCCGATGATCCCGGCATTAAATGGTACCGCGACTTCTTTGCCAAATACCTGCCAGGCGCCGATATCGGCGATAACAATTATCTGTTCGGGACCCAGCAGGGACAGCTCCTGGAGCAGGTACTCAAGCAATGTGGCAACGATCTCTCGCGGGAGAATATCGTCAGGCAATCGCGGAGCATACGCGGGCTGTCGCTTCCCACTGTCATACCCGGTGTCGTCATCAACACGAGCCCCGAAAGCAGCATGGCGTATACGCAGCTGCAGTTGCAGCGCTGGAATGGGACCACGTGGGAGCAATTTGGTAGCGTACTCAGCGCCGACGGAAAGTGA
- a CDS encoding NADH:flavin oxidoreductase → MSSDVLFRPFKLKGLTMPNRVVMAPMTRSFSPGGIPTEDVARYYRRRAEGAVGFIISEGTGVDRPASLNDPNVPRFHGEKELAGWRRVVDEVHAAGGLMAPQLWHVGAVRTRAKDWAPSGPYDSPSGLSRPEKKFGEPMCEADIADAIRAFADAALAAKRLGFDAVELHGAHGYLIDQFFWAGTNRREDAYGGKDLPGRARFAADIIHAVRKSVGPDFPILLRISQWKQQDYEVKLAETPRALEAWLKPLVDAGVDVLHCSQRRFWKPEFDGSDLNFAGWAKKVTGVPTISVGSVGLTGEFIAAYGGESSRPASLDELIRRLDREEFDLVAVGRALLQDPQWLLKIRDGRTDELMAFERTAFAALS, encoded by the coding sequence ATGTCCAGCGACGTTCTTTTCCGACCTTTCAAGCTGAAAGGGCTGACCATGCCGAACCGGGTCGTGATGGCGCCGATGACGCGCTCATTCTCTCCGGGCGGAATCCCGACCGAAGACGTCGCGCGGTATTACCGCCGGCGTGCCGAAGGAGCGGTCGGATTCATCATATCGGAGGGTACGGGCGTGGATCGTCCGGCATCCCTGAACGATCCGAACGTTCCCCGTTTTCACGGAGAGAAGGAGTTGGCGGGGTGGCGGCGTGTGGTCGACGAGGTGCATGCCGCGGGTGGGCTGATGGCACCGCAGCTATGGCATGTCGGAGCCGTTCGCACCCGCGCCAAGGATTGGGCTCCTTCGGGTCCCTACGACAGTCCGTCCGGCCTGTCGCGACCGGAGAAGAAATTTGGCGAGCCGATGTGCGAAGCGGACATCGCCGACGCCATTCGCGCCTTCGCCGATGCAGCGCTTGCCGCGAAGCGCCTGGGATTCGACGCCGTCGAATTGCATGGCGCGCACGGCTATCTGATCGATCAATTCTTCTGGGCGGGCACCAATCGCCGCGAGGATGCTTATGGTGGCAAGGACCTGCCGGGTCGGGCGCGGTTTGCCGCTGATATCATCCACGCGGTTCGCAAATCGGTCGGACCGGACTTTCCGATACTGCTCCGCATCAGCCAGTGGAAGCAGCAGGACTATGAAGTGAAGCTGGCCGAGACGCCTCGCGCGTTGGAAGCCTGGCTCAAACCGCTGGTCGACGCCGGAGTAGATGTTCTGCATTGCTCGCAACGGCGCTTCTGGAAGCCGGAGTTCGATGGTTCCGACTTGAACTTCGCCGGATGGGCCAAAAAGGTGACGGGAGTGCCGACAATCTCGGTCGGGTCGGTCGGCCTGACCGGCGAGTTCATCGCCGCATATGGCGGGGAGAGCTCCCGTCCCGCGTCCCTCGACGAACTGATCCGCCGCCTCGATCGCGAGGAGTTCGATCTTGTCGCGGTCGGGCGGGCGCTGCTTCAGGATCCGCAATGGCTCCTGAAGATACGCGACGGTCGGACGGACGAATTGATGGCCTTCGAACGGACTGCGTTCGCTGCGCTGAGCTAA
- a CDS encoding Lrp/AsnC family transcriptional regulator, whose protein sequence is MSDAALQLAETGRRLDAIDRKILTVLQEDASLSVAEIGDRVGLSSTPCWKRIQRLEADGVITKRVALVDQNKIGLGLSVFVSVESSDHSDAWLKRFAAAVSAMPEVMEFYRMAGDVDYMLRVVIPDMPSYDVFYKKLIHAVPLKNVTSRFAMEKIKSITALPVPAVTVE, encoded by the coding sequence ATGTCCGACGCTGCGCTGCAGCTCGCCGAGACTGGCCGCCGCCTCGACGCCATCGACCGCAAGATCCTGACGGTGCTTCAGGAGGACGCCTCACTCTCGGTGGCCGAAATCGGCGACCGGGTCGGCCTGTCCTCCACGCCCTGCTGGAAGCGCATCCAGCGCCTGGAAGCCGACGGCGTGATCACGAAGCGCGTTGCGTTGGTCGACCAGAACAAGATCGGCCTCGGCCTTTCGGTGTTCGTCTCGGTGGAAAGCTCCGATCATTCCGACGCCTGGCTGAAACGCTTCGCCGCGGCGGTCAGCGCCATGCCCGAGGTGATGGAATTCTACCGCATGGCCGGCGACGTCGACTACATGCTGCGCGTCGTCATTCCGGACATGCCGAGCTACGACGTGTTCTACAAGAAGCTGATTCATGCCGTTCCGCTCAAGAACGTCACCTCGCGTTTCGCGATGGAGAAGATCAAGTCGATCACGGCTTTGCCGGTGCCGGCCGTGACTGTGGAGTAA
- a CDS encoding MetQ/NlpA family ABC transporter substrate-binding protein: MKTALFLLSGLLALSPLATGNSLAQQPSKPELRVGFVPGPYIDEFKIGVEPELKKKGYKIRYVEFSTGLEANNAVFKSEIDANVMQHTVFLESYNERQKTDLVGIVHVPTPPMGLYSKKHPLGTPIKPGSSVAVPNDPVNLQRALWVLRDLGLIEIRDSKPVDVTELDVIKNPGGIKIVPLEAAQAPRALDDVDFAAVQGNFAIFSGLKLTNAFALEKMTTPYINVLAVKKANANAEWAQDIVAAYKSPTFKTAILADRFYDGFTLPDYMK; this comes from the coding sequence ATGAAGACCGCATTGTTCCTCCTCTCCGGCCTTTTGGCTCTCTCCCCGCTCGCCACCGGAAACTCCCTGGCGCAGCAGCCCTCGAAGCCCGAGTTGCGGGTCGGTTTCGTGCCAGGTCCGTACATTGACGAGTTCAAGATCGGCGTCGAGCCTGAGCTCAAGAAAAAGGGCTACAAGATCCGCTATGTCGAATTCTCGACCGGCCTTGAAGCCAACAACGCAGTGTTCAAGTCCGAGATCGATGCCAATGTGATGCAGCACACGGTCTTCCTCGAGTCCTATAACGAGCGCCAGAAGACCGATCTCGTCGGCATCGTCCACGTTCCGACGCCCCCGATGGGCCTCTATTCGAAGAAGCACCCGCTGGGCACGCCAATCAAGCCGGGCTCCAGCGTCGCGGTGCCGAACGATCCCGTCAACCTCCAGCGCGCGCTGTGGGTGCTGCGCGATCTCGGCCTGATCGAGATTCGCGACAGCAAGCCGGTCGACGTCACCGAGCTCGATGTCATCAAGAATCCGGGTGGCATCAAGATCGTGCCGCTCGAGGCCGCGCAGGCGCCGCGGGCGCTCGACGATGTCGACTTCGCCGCTGTCCAGGGTAATTTTGCGATCTTCAGCGGTCTAAAGCTGACCAATGCCTTTGCGCTGGAGAAGATGACCACGCCCTACATCAACGTGCTCGCCGTGAAGAAGGCCAATGCCAATGCCGAATGGGCACAGGACATCGTCGCCGCCTACAAATCGCCGACGTTCAAGACGGCGATCCTGGCCGACCGCTTCTATGACGGGTTCACGCTGCCCGACTACATGAAGTGA
- a CDS encoding LLM class flavin-dependent oxidoreductase, whose protein sequence is MSNQRQLVLNLFIYPGGHHEAAWRYKGSSAERILDITYYQELAQRAEASKFDAIFFADGPALADNVRYAQRFRFEPITWLAAIAAVTKRIGLIATASTTYTEPYNLARMFASLDHLSKGRAGWNIVTTSASQAAQNFGLPEHPPHHERYERAREYLDVISRLWDSWEDDALVNDPASGIFADTSKIHTLDHVGKHFRVRGPLNISRTPQGRPVYVQAGSSDDGRAFAARFAEAIFTAHQTLDSAKSFYADIKRQARTFDRGPDEIKILPGISPFIGSTQAEADRLQDEFNELIQPEYSLTQLRQMIGVDLTGYDLDGPVPRHLIDTASARGVASRFKLVVDIVDREKPTIRQLVQRLAGARGHWVIAGTAEKIADNIQAWFEGGAADGFNVMPPWLPGGFDVFAEQVVPILRKRGLFREDYTGTTLREHYGLARPASIYSNQAKAIA, encoded by the coding sequence ATGAGCAATCAACGGCAGCTTGTTCTCAATCTCTTCATCTATCCCGGCGGCCATCACGAAGCTGCCTGGCGCTACAAGGGGTCGTCCGCGGAGCGCATTCTCGACATCACCTATTATCAGGAGCTGGCGCAGCGCGCCGAGGCCAGCAAGTTCGACGCGATCTTCTTTGCCGACGGGCCGGCGCTGGCCGACAACGTCCGCTACGCCCAGCGTTTTCGCTTCGAGCCGATCACCTGGCTGGCGGCGATCGCCGCGGTGACGAAGCGTATCGGCCTGATCGCGACGGCATCGACCACCTATACCGAGCCTTACAACCTCGCGCGCATGTTCGCCTCGCTCGACCACCTGAGCAAGGGCCGGGCCGGCTGGAATATCGTGACGACCAGCGCCTCACAGGCCGCGCAGAACTTTGGATTGCCCGAGCACCCGCCCCACCACGAGCGCTACGAGCGCGCCCGCGAATATCTCGACGTGATCTCACGGCTCTGGGACAGCTGGGAGGACGACGCGCTCGTCAACGATCCTGCCTCGGGCATCTTCGCCGATACCAGCAAGATCCATACGCTCGACCATGTCGGCAAGCATTTTCGCGTTCGCGGCCCGCTGAACATCTCGCGCACGCCACAGGGTCGGCCGGTCTATGTGCAGGCCGGCTCCTCCGACGACGGCCGCGCTTTCGCCGCGCGCTTTGCGGAAGCCATCTTCACCGCGCACCAGACGCTGGACTCCGCCAAGTCCTTCTATGCGGACATCAAGCGGCAGGCCCGCACCTTCGATCGCGGCCCCGACGAGATCAAGATCCTGCCCGGCATCAGCCCCTTCATCGGCAGCACGCAAGCCGAGGCGGACCGCCTCCAGGACGAGTTCAATGAGCTGATCCAGCCGGAATATTCCCTGACGCAGCTGCGCCAGATGATCGGCGTCGACCTCACCGGTTACGATCTCGACGGTCCCGTGCCGCGCCATCTGATCGACACCGCCAGTGCGCGTGGCGTCGCCAGCCGCTTCAAGCTGGTGGTCGACATCGTCGACCGCGAGAAACCGACGATCCGCCAACTGGTCCAGCGCCTCGCCGGCGCGCGCGGCCATTGGGTCATCGCCGGCACGGCGGAAAAGATCGCCGACAACATCCAGGCCTGGTTCGAGGGCGGTGCGGCGGACGGCTTCAACGTGATGCCGCCCTGGCTGCCCGGCGGCTTCGATGTCTTTGCCGAGCAGGTCGTCCCGATCCTGCGCAAGCGCGGCTTGTTCCGCGAAGACTACACCGGCACGACGCTGCGCGAGCATTACGGCCTCGCCCGCCCGGCCAGCATCTATTCCAACCAGGCCAAGGCGATCGCCTGA